A region of the Zonotrichia leucophrys gambelii isolate GWCS_2022_RI chromosome 14, RI_Zleu_2.0, whole genome shotgun sequence genome:
TATCTGTGTCATTTTTAGTTCTTGGAGACCTGATCTCAAGGACAAGGATTGTTCTGTGTCATGCTGCAGGgccaaaaaaaggaattttttcataAACCTAAACCACTAAATATTATGGATATACATTGAGAAAGCTTAAGGGGATGCTTTGAAAATGTAACAACTCAGTAATGTTGACTCacaacattttttctttgaatagaGGAATATCTGAATACCTGAGAACAATTTTTAGGTAAAATGAAATAGAACATGAACAGTTTAGAGAAGATAAAGATGTTCTCTGATgcaacagaaaaacacaagtCAGGGCTGAGAAGGAAAAGTGAGATGATGGCATTGAAGTGATGGGAAATGATCTCTACAGCTGCAAATTGCATGTCAATAGTTTTGGTTTCTGCATAATAAAGTAATCAGTGTTTTAGCTAAATTGAAAATGATTTTGCCACCATGACAGAGCTGAAATCAAAAGAGGAAGTGTGGGATGCCTTTGAGGTTTAGTTTCACTGTCAAAATAATTAGCTAATTTCCAGATCTTCATGTGACAAAATCTGGTAAATCTCTTTAATTGGTATTCAATTGCATTATCTGCTAATTTCTTTGTTGGAAAGCTAAAGAGTGTTTTATCAATCTCActatttaatgaaattattagATCCAAATAAATACTGATGCTAACTTGTTATTATGACCTAATTTAGTAATTATATTGCCTATTttagtgtagaaagtaatttCCTCTTaatcaagattttaaaatcaatacTGTGTCACTCATGTTGCAATGTGCAACAGGAGCCAGAACTAATGAGACTGGCAGACATCTACTGGTAAATATAAAGTTAATCTGCTTCCTGATTTAACCTTTGTGCATCCTACATGGTTTTCCAATTAGTAATGGAAAGCTGCTAAATGTCCTACTCTGGAATGATTCTTTCTCTATACATCAGCTTGATTCTGTGTcaataaaatagtattttataAGAAGTTTAGGTCAAtgtattgatttttctgtttcatttcagttACTGAAAGTCGATTGAATGGAAACTGTAAAGAACAGGTCTAGGGCAAAAAAAATGGGGCCATGTCCAAAAATGATATTGCTCAACTGTTCATGTGTTGGGACATTTTTGCCTACTTGAAAAGTGTCATGATGGTAATTTATCTCAAAGACCTTCCTAGGAGATGTCTgcaaaatggttttaaaatgttgtgTGTAACCCAGATGTGAACagtgtatttttaattcattatgTAACTCAAATATTGGCTTGAAAGGCAAAGCAAGCATTTCCTTGTGACAGTAGGTGGCTCATTTATCACATGGCGGTGTAAacagcaaaataacaaaaaaatgcaTCCAAACCCAGAAACCATCATTGACATTTCACACTGAAAGAGAGTGGGTTTAGATGTTTGGAGAAAATTCCTCCATGTGAGggaggtgaggccctggcacaggaggagccgtggctgtcccagccctggcagtgtccaaggccaggccgGATGGGTTTGAACAACCCGGgacagtgcaaggtgtccctgggtgGGACTGGGGGCCCTGAAAGGCCCTTCTACCCAAACCCTTCTATCATTCTACGACATCCATCAGTGCAGGTGTCACTGAGCAGGCCCGAGAGCACACCTGGCTCAGCCCCTCACAAAACAAGGTGAATTACGGTAACCCAGGGGAGGTTAAAGCCGAGTGTCAGCAGCAGAACATTGCCCAAGGGGGCGGCGCGGCTGGAACggctccccagggaagcggccacagcaccaaacctgacagAAAGTGTCCGGACAACGCTCTCAGGCCCACAGCGGGACTCCTGGGGaatgttctgtgcagggccagcagcggGACTCGATGAGGGCCGCGCTGGCCCCGCAAGCATCACACCGGCACCGACACCGACACCGGCACGGACACCGGCACCGGCAGAGGGGGCGGGACCGAGGGGCGGTGCGTGAGGGCGGGGCCGCTCCCGTTCCaacggccccgccccgcccgcctcCCGCGCATGCGCATCCAGCAGATCCGCGCGCTGcggcagcccggcccggcccggccggcgcACGCGCGGTGCTGACGCGCGGCCGCGCGCCCCGCCCGGCGGGCACGCGCAgcgcggggaggcggcggcggcgcccgggcgcggcgcggccgcgggAGCGGGGGCGGGTTTATGGCGGCGGCTCTGTCCGCACTCGCTGCCAGGCTCTCCCAGTCGGCCGCGGCCAGGTCCTACGGCGTGTTCTGCAAGGGGCTCACCAGGACCCTCCTCATCTTCTTCGACCTGGCCTGGAAGCTCCGCATCAACTTCCCCTACCTCTACATCGTCGCCTCCATGATGCTCAACGTGCGGCTGCAGgtgggcgggggcggcggggccgggccgggctcgtGTCCCGGTGTCaccggccgggcccgggggcggTTCGCAGCCGCTCCCCGATAACGGCGGAGCGCCCCCGAAGGAGCGCCCGTCGgtgcggcggggcgggggctgTGCCGTGCCCGGTGTCACCGGGCAGTGTCGCTTGGCTCTGCACGGACGCAGCCCCGGAGCTTTGCCCTTGCCGGTGGCCGGGGGCGAGTGCCCCGCTGGGCTGCTCGCTCTGCGCGTCAGCAGCAAACGCTTTGCTGTGCCTTTGCCTAAGCCATAGCTGACTTAAATACTGGGAATAAATCGTGAATATGTGCACTTTATAGCACGGTCCTGACACCTTGTaaggagcagagaaaacaatttcCTTCACCGGTTGATTGGAGGTTTTTTGAAATCAAGAACAGTTGCAGCGCGGAAAATGCAGACAGTTTTAAATACTAGTGTTATTGCATGAAAAAAGATGCTTCAGATTGAATTTGTGTCTCTCCTGTTTTGAGCCTGTTTTTACAAAACGTGGAACTCTCTAACACAGCTTTGACCTGTTGTAGGGTTGGAGTTTCATTGCTTTTGTGATGAAATAAAAGATTTAACTTAactggcagcaggaacaggctgTGCACTGTCGCTACAAACATCTGTTCTAGCCAGGATCAGACACTCTTTCTCCTTGTAAACATAGCTGTAATGAAAATTTTGACATCTGGCCAGTGGCCAAGGGCTGAAAAACAAGTCTGGTTAGAGTTTGTTACTTGTAAAAGGTAATTTGAAATGGGAAGAGGTCAAAATGTGGCATCTCCTATTTTTGTTGTTGCGATTTGCCCTAAAATTCTGAAGCTTGAAAATGAGCCAGATGGCCAGGAGTTGTACACGTAGCTTGGTAACCCTGGCAGCTGAAAAAGCCTTGCCTTTGCTGGTTATCAGTGTTGGTACAGAATGGCTCTGCTGGAACAGCACCAGCTTTCCTTTGTGCTACAGCTGATTCCCGCTAACTGTGCTGGGCCAGCCAGTCTGACCTGTTCCCTCCGGGAAGCTTTTGTTGATTTCCAGTGTTGTGTGTCTGATTTCAGCTTGCACTTCTGTTTACTTAATTAATTAAGGATTACTTTAATAGTAACCTTCCATGTTAATGCTCTAATCAGCCCCAGCCTGTCCACTGGTGAAGGGAAAGGCTGCTGTTACACAGCGAATCTCTCTGGCTGCTCCTTTGCTGACTCACTTTCATGCCTGTCACCAAAAGAGAGCTTGTAGCAGATTAAACTGAAACTATAGACGGGCAGCTGGTATTTGGGCACACTTCCTacccctctggatgtgctcagccTGCCTGTAGGGAGACTTGTCTGCTGGGACAACTGTTACTTTCTGTAGCTGGCTTATTCTTTATGTGAAAGATTGTTAATTTGTTTTGGTTCCGTGCACTGGGAACCAGGAAACTGGGTTAGCAGTGTAATAACTTCCTGCATTCTTTCTCTTTAGGTCCATATTGAGATCCATTGACTTGTGACTTGgtgtgctgcttctgctgtaTGCTGCAACTAGAGTCAGTCACTCTTGTTCAAATCCAGCCTGTTGTGAAGCATCAAAGCTGTGCTCGTGTGCTCTAGGACTATGAAGAAAGAAGATTTTACCCAGAAACGAGTATGTGACAATGGCCCAGATCACCACAAGCCAGCAGCTCATCTGACACACGTGCATTCCATGTTGGACAGTTCTCAAAATCATAGTAGCAGTTTACAAGAATTACATAACACCAggaattttcctctctttaatACTATACCTCTGTCTTCTGTTGGCAAGGAAATGCCTCTGAGCTTCAGTGAATCAGCAGGGACGAACTCAAGTGCAGCTGCTCCTTGGAAGGATTCATTTCATctgcatttttctcctgggaaagaCAATCTCCATAGGGTTTCT
Encoded here:
- the SMIM10L3 gene encoding salivary gland specific protein SAGSIN1, with protein sequence MAAALSALAARLSQSAAARSYGVFCKGLTRTLLIFFDLAWKLRINFPYLYIVASMMLNVRLQVHIEIH